The following is a genomic window from Citrifermentans bemidjiense Bem.
CGGAACTTCACGCGGTGGAAAAGACCCTCTCGGTGCACGACGTCATCAACATGCAGTACACCTCCGGCACCACCGGCTTCCCCAAAGGGGTCATGCTGACCCACCACAACTTGGTCAACAACGGCTTCAATATCGGCGAGTGCATGCGCTTTACCGAAAAGGACCGGCTCTGCATCCCGGTTCCCTTCTTCCACTGCTTCGGCTGCGTCCTGGCCGTCATGGCCTGCGTCACCCACGGCTCCACCATGGTGCCGGTGGAGATCTTCGATCCTTTGAAGGTGCTCCAGGCGGTGGAAAAGGAGCGCTGCACCGCGCTGCACGGCGTCCCGACCATGTTCATCGCCGAGCTTGAGCACCCCCGCTTCCCGGAGTTCGATCTCACCTCGCTTAGGACCGGGATCATGGCCGGCTCCAACTGCCCCATAGAGGTGATGCGCCGGGTGATCCGGGACATGCACGCCAGCGAGATCACCATCGCCTACGGGCAGACCGAGTCCTCCCCGGTCATCACCCAGACCCGCACCGACGACCCGATCGAGCTGAAGGTCTCCACGGTGGGGAGGGTGCTCCCCAACGTGGAGCTTAAAATCGTGGACATCGAGAGCGGCGCCGAGCTTCCGCCGGGGAAGCAGGGGGAACTCTGCACCCGCGGTTACCTGGTCATGAAGGGGTACTACAAGATGCCGGAGGAAACAGCCAAGGCGATCGACGCCGACGGCTGGCTTCATACCGGAGACCTCGCGGTCATGGACGAAAACGGCTACTGCAAGATCACCGGCAGGATCAAGAACATGATCATCCGCGGCGGCGAGAACATCTATCCCCGCGAGATCGAGGAATTCCTCTACACCCACCCGAATATCTCCGACGTTCAGGTCTACGGTGTGCCGGACCGCAAATACGGGGAGCAGGTGATGGCGGCCGTGGTTCTGAAGCAGGGAAGCGAGATGTCCGAGGCGGAGGTCAAGGAGTTCTGCCGCGGCCGGATCGCCAACTACAAGATCCCGAAGTACGTCCGCTTCGTCGACTCCTATCCCATGACCGCCAGCGGCAAGATCCAGAAGTTCAAGCTGCGGGAAATGGCGATACGCGAGCTGCAGCTTGAGGAAAATATCTGAAAAGACGCCGCATCGCTTTTTAACCTGCCGTTATCATTGCTGTCTTGTTGACGGCAGGGGCTTTGTGAGTTATCTTTCCTTCTCCTTTTCATGAACTAGGGGACTGGCTTCGCAAGGCGCCGGTCCTAAGGGGACTGGCTCCGCAAGGTGCCTGTCCCCCTTGAGTCATTGAGTCATGGAAACGAGAAGGAGGAGCGATGCGGCTTACGCCAAAAAACGAGCTGGAATACCGGTACCGAAAACTGCAAAGCGAGATGGCCGGTGCAGGAATCGACGCGGTCATCATGGTCCAGAACGCGGACCTCTTTTATTTCACCGGGACCGCGCAGGCAGGGAACCTTTACGTCCCCGCCTCCGGGCGCCCCATCTACCTGGTACGCAGGGACTACCTCCGGGCCCGCATGGAAAGTGCCTTGGCCGAGGTGCTCCCTTCGTCCTCCCTCAACGATCTCCCCGGTCTTGTTTCCGACCACGGCCATAGCGCGCCGAAAAGGCTAGGTCTCGAGCTCGACGTCCTCCCGGTCAACCTCTACCTCAAATACCGCGCCCTTTACCCCGACGCCGAACTGGTCGACGCTTCCCCCCTGATACGCCGGGTGCGCATGGTGAAGTCCCACTACGAAATTCACATCATGCAGGACGCCGGCAACCAGGCGGACAAGGTGTACAAAAAGGCTGCCGAGACGATCCGCGAGGGGATCTGCGAGGTGGAACTTGCCGCCGAACTGGAGCGCTTCTCGCGCCTGGAAGGACACCAGGGGCATGTGCGCATGCGTGCCTTCAACGGCGAGGTCGGCGGAGCCCAGGTGCTCGCAGGGCCGGATGCCGCGGCGCCCGCAGCCGGCAACACCGCGCTGGGCGGTATGGGGCTTACCCCCGCCTTCGGCCACGGGGCCAGCTACAACAGGATCCGGCGCGGCGAGCCGGTAGTGGTCGATTTCGCCAGTTGCTTCGACGGCTACCTGGTCGACCAGACCAGGGTCTTCGCCATAGGCTCCGTCTCGGACCGGATGCGGCGCGGCTACCAAGACATGCTGCGCATAGAGGAACTGATGATGGAGATGGCCGAGGTGGGAACCAGTTGGGGGGGGATCTACCACGCCTGCCTCGATCTGGCCTGCGAGATGGGTTACGCGGACAACTTCATGGGGACCCCGGGAAGCCAGGTTCCTTTCATCGGCCACGGGCTCGGCATCGAGATCGACGAATACCCTTTTATCGCCCGCGGTTTTGAAAGTGAGACGCTCCAGGTGGGGATGGCGTTTGCCTTCGAACCGAAACTGGTGTTTCCCGGGGAAGGTGCGGTCGGCATCGAAAATTCGTTTTATCTCTCGGAACAGGGACTTAAGAGATTGACCTTTTCCCGGCAGGAGCTGGTACTGCTCTGACTTGAATTAAAATGTATGCAAAATAGTAAAACGGAATTTTTTGTATTGAAATTGGCCGAGGGCTTTGGTATACATTTGAAAAATCTTTGTATACAGTATACCTTCCGAGCGCATCCGGCCGAGGTCTATTTCGACGGGCACGCTGTCAGCGGGCGATTCGATCGTTTTAATTCATCCAGTGTGTACCTCAACCCCAACAGAAAAGGAGATCTGGCACATGACGCAATTAAAAGAGAAATTGTTTGAGAAGATCCAAGCCCACCGTCCCCGTATCACCCGCCTGACCAAAGAGTTCGGCTCGGTGATCATCGACAAGGTGGACATCGGTCAGTGCATCGGCGGCGCCCGCGACATCCGTTCGCTCGTTACCGACATCTCCTACCTCGACCCGCAGGAAGGGATCCGTTTCCGCGGCAAGACCATCCCCGAGACCTTCGAAGCGCTGCCGAAAGCGGCCGGCTCCGAGTACCCGACCGTCGAGTCTTTCTGGTACTTCCTTTTGACCGGCGAAGTTCCGACCGCGGCTCAGGTCTCTGCTGTCGAGGCTGAGTTCAAGACCCGTCAGGTCGTACCCGAGTACGTTTACACTGCAGTCCGCGCGCTCCCGAAAGAGAGCCACCCGATGGTCATGCTCTCCGTCGGCATCATGGCTATGCAGAAGGACTCCAAGTTCGCCGCATTCTACAGCGGCGGCAAGTTCAACAAGATGGACGCCTGGGAGTCCGTTTACGAGGACGCAAGCGACATCGTCGCCCGTATCCCGGTACTGGCCGCATTCATCTACAACCTCAAATACCGCGGCGACAAGCAGATCGCCATCGATCCGAAGCTCGACATGGGCGCAAACTTCGCCCACATGATCGGCCAGAGCGAGCAGTACAAGGACGTGGCAAGGATGTACTTCATCCTGCACTCCGACCATGAGTCCGGCAACGTCTCGGCTCACACCACCCACCTGGTGCACTCCGCTCTCTCCGACCCCTACTACGCATACTCCGCAGGCCTCAACGGCCTGGCAGGCCCGCTGCACGGCCTTGCCAACCAGGAAGTGCTCGGCTGGATCATGGAGTTCCAGAAGAAGCTCAACGGCGCAGAGCCGACCAAAGAGAACGTCACCAAGGCTCTGTGGGATACCCTCAACGCCGGCCAGGTCGTTCCGGGCTACGGCCACGCGGTTCTCAGGAAAACCGACCCGCGCTACACCGCTCAGCGCGAGTTCTGCCTCAAGACCCCGGGCCTCAAGGACGATCAGCTGTTCAAGCTGGTCGCCATGATCTTCGAGACCGCACCGGGCGTCCTCACCGAGCACGGCAAGACCAAGAACCCCTGGCCGAACGTCGACGCGCAGTCCGGCGTCATCCAGTGGTACTACGGCCTCAAGGAGTGGGACTTCTACACCGTTCTCTTCGGCGTAGGGCGCGCCCTGGGCTGCATGGCGAACATCACCTGGGACCGCGGCCTCGGCTACGCCATCGAGCGTCCGAAGTCCGTCACCACCGACATGCTCGAGAAGTGGGCTGCCGAGGGCGGCAGGAAGATGTAAGCAAGAAGCTGCAGAAACAAGAAAGGGGGCGCTCATGGCGTCCCCTTTTTTTATGCCCTATTGGTAAATAACGGCGATGCCCCTCTTTGCGGGAAAGGCGATCCCTTCAGTGCCGCTCGGCGAGGATCTCTGCGGTGAATACGTACAGGTCCGCCCCTTCTTTCCAGTCCTCTTTCTTAAGCCCCGCCTTCAGCGCGGTCTGGCCCAGGAAGGTCTCCCTGTCCCAGCCCTGTTCCACCGCCACCTGCGGCAGCAGCACGCCGCGGGAGAAGTTTTTTTCCAGGTACAAGCCATGTCTTCCCACCACGACCTCCTCGGGCGTCGCGATCTTTTGCAGCGGCGAAATGACCGATATCTCCAGCTCGAAGTCGGCCAGGTCCTCCTCCTTCATGGGGTAGAAGCGGGGGTCCCTGGTGGCCGCGGAGGCCGCCATCTCCTGCACCAGCAGGTAAAGCGGTTTCTCCGAGCTGAAATTGCCGATGCACCCCCGGAGGGCACCCAGCCTTTTGATGGTGACGAAGCACCCTTTGGTCGCCTGCAGGTGCGCCTCGGTCACCTGCCGCACGTTTACTTTGCCGGTCTCAACGGCGGCAGTGACCGCTTCCCTGGCTAGGTGCAAAAGGAGTTTCTTGTCTGCGGAGTTGAGTGTTTCGTTCACGAGCCCCCCTTAACCGGCGCCGGCTAGCGGTGCCGGAAAACTAATTTGCCTAAAATAATATATTTACCCGCCGTTTACAAGCATTAACGTTGCCTCCCTTATGCGCTGCCGAGGGCCTGCAAGGCGCCGGTGTTTCGCCTTCGGGTACCGATGGAGCGGATGTCCTGGCAGCGCGGCTTTCCGCCGTCAACGTTCCCGGTTCCTTTTCCTTTATCTTCCTCTTCGTTAGGCCCCCGTTAGTTTGGCTCCGGGAGCGGGCGTGAGCGGGGGCAAAACGACGGTAGTTCGCATGCTTTCGCTCCCTCCGGAAGGAGTAACGTCCTTTAATAATTTTTTGCGTTTCTTTCTTTTAAAAAGTATTGACTTTTGCGGGAATGCTAGTATATTCGCCCTTTGTTGTGACAAAAAAACCAGTGCGCTATGCGCAGTAATGGTAAATCTAAAAAGAAAAGAGGTGATATCGTCAATGAAAAAACTGATCTCCTTGGCACTTTGCCTGGCTCTGGCTCTGTCCTTTGCTGCTGGCTGCAAGAAGAAAGAAGAGGCTCCGGCTCCGGCTGCTGAGCAGGCTGCACCGGCTGCACCGGCTGCACCGGCACAGGCTCCGATGTCCTCCGCCACCGCTCCGGCAGCTCCGGCTGCTCCGGCCGCACCGGCTGAGCACAAGTAATTCGAAACAGGGTCTCCCTGTTTCAAGAAGCCCACAGAGTCCTCTGTGGGCTTTTTTTGTATTTGCTCCCGCCTATTTGCCTTGACAAGCGGCAGGCAGGAATGCTAGTTAAAACGGTCGTCTACTACAATGAATCCGGAGGAAGCAATGGAAAGAACATTTGCCATCATAAAGCCTGATGCAGTCGAGAGGAACGTCACCGGGAAGGTCCTGGCGATGATAGAAGAGGGTGGTTTCAAGATCGTCGGCATGAAGAAGATCCGTCTCTCCAAGTGCCAGGCGGAAGGGTTTTACTATGTGCACAAAGAGCGCCCCTTCTTCGGCGACCTCTGCGCATTCATGTCCCGCGGCCCGGTAATCGCGCTGGTGCTCGAGAAAGAGAACGCCATCGCCGACTGGCGCGGCCTGATGGGCGCCACCAACCCGGCTAACGCCGAGGCAGGCACCATCCGCAAGGCTTTGGGCGTCAGCATCGAGGAGA
Proteins encoded in this region:
- the amrA gene encoding AmmeMemoRadiSam system protein A, with amino-acid sequence MNETLNSADKKLLLHLAREAVTAAVETGKVNVRQVTEAHLQATKGCFVTIKRLGALRGCIGNFSSEKPLYLLVQEMAASAATRDPRFYPMKEEDLADFELEISVISPLQKIATPEEVVVGRHGLYLEKNFSRGVLLPQVAVEQGWDRETFLGQTALKAGLKKEDWKEGADLYVFTAEILAERH
- a CDS encoding AMP-binding protein, translating into MSQQIELTVGALLDDIAGKFPDNEALIYVERGLRYSYREFNERCRQVAKGLLRMGVKKGDHLAIWAYNVPEWVVLQFATAKIGAVLVTVNTSYKSAELEYIMKQSDSKFLFLVQGFKDTDYIRTLAAVVPELAESEPGKLESRDLPFLKHVVFLGEGAPAGTINFEKIVELGREVPDAELHAVEKTLSVHDVINMQYTSGTTGFPKGVMLTHHNLVNNGFNIGECMRFTEKDRLCIPVPFFHCFGCVLAVMACVTHGSTMVPVEIFDPLKVLQAVEKERCTALHGVPTMFIAELEHPRFPEFDLTSLRTGIMAGSNCPIEVMRRVIRDMHASEITIAYGQTESSPVITQTRTDDPIELKVSTVGRVLPNVELKIVDIESGAELPPGKQGELCTRGYLVMKGYYKMPEETAKAIDADGWLHTGDLAVMDENGYCKITGRIKNMIIRGGENIYPREIEEFLYTHPNISDVQVYGVPDRKYGEQVMAAVVLKQGSEMSEAEVKEFCRGRIANYKIPKYVRFVDSYPMTASGKIQKFKLREMAIRELQLEENI
- the ndk gene encoding nucleoside-diphosphate kinase codes for the protein MERTFAIIKPDAVERNVTGKVLAMIEEGGFKIVGMKKIRLSKCQAEGFYYVHKERPFFGDLCAFMSRGPVIALVLEKENAIADWRGLMGATNPANAEAGTIRKALGVSIEENTVHGSDSPESASYEIPYFFNQLELV
- a CDS encoding M24 family metallopeptidase; amino-acid sequence: MRLTPKNELEYRYRKLQSEMAGAGIDAVIMVQNADLFYFTGTAQAGNLYVPASGRPIYLVRRDYLRARMESALAEVLPSSSLNDLPGLVSDHGHSAPKRLGLELDVLPVNLYLKYRALYPDAELVDASPLIRRVRMVKSHYEIHIMQDAGNQADKVYKKAAETIREGICEVELAAELERFSRLEGHQGHVRMRAFNGEVGGAQVLAGPDAAAPAAGNTALGGMGLTPAFGHGASYNRIRRGEPVVVDFASCFDGYLVDQTRVFAIGSVSDRMRRGYQDMLRIEELMMEMAEVGTSWGGIYHACLDLACEMGYADNFMGTPGSQVPFIGHGLGIEIDEYPFIARGFESETLQVGMAFAFEPKLVFPGEGAVGIENSFYLSEQGLKRLTFSRQELVLL
- a CDS encoding citrate (Si)-synthase, with translation MTQLKEKLFEKIQAHRPRITRLTKEFGSVIIDKVDIGQCIGGARDIRSLVTDISYLDPQEGIRFRGKTIPETFEALPKAAGSEYPTVESFWYFLLTGEVPTAAQVSAVEAEFKTRQVVPEYVYTAVRALPKESHPMVMLSVGIMAMQKDSKFAAFYSGGKFNKMDAWESVYEDASDIVARIPVLAAFIYNLKYRGDKQIAIDPKLDMGANFAHMIGQSEQYKDVARMYFILHSDHESGNVSAHTTHLVHSALSDPYYAYSAGLNGLAGPLHGLANQEVLGWIMEFQKKLNGAEPTKENVTKALWDTLNAGQVVPGYGHAVLRKTDPRYTAQREFCLKTPGLKDDQLFKLVAMIFETAPGVLTEHGKTKNPWPNVDAQSGVIQWYYGLKEWDFYTVLFGVGRALGCMANITWDRGLGYAIERPKSVTTDMLEKWAAEGGRKM